One Danio aesculapii chromosome 22, fDanAes4.1, whole genome shotgun sequence genomic window carries:
- the LOC130216510 gene encoding fibroblast growth factor receptor 3 isoform X3, producing MNMNHHFLSLIFLLCLVVSENGVSGVDKDEVFVSRGDSVTLQTGVETNQQDRFMWFYEGIRIAELRGDLSYICTDVQCDEDAERFRGRLKLDNQTGSLTIVNTIFTDRGEYQMKINSTSGSSREKIFYVFSNAMAPRWARPEKMRRKPYVVLVSKMVKFQCQAEGNPTPKLRWLKNGKEFNRDQRIGGYTLRENMWAIVMESLVPSDNGNYTCLVENEFGSINHTYQLHVVESLPQRPIMYPGLPANRTAVVGSDVEFVCKLISDSQPHIQWIKHIWVNGSQEGPDGIPYVRVLKAAGLNTTDKEMEVLQLRNVSFEDAGEYTCLVGNSVGISYQSAWLTVVKGIDKQARVIDHKGTPTGHSSSPHTVSDEESVSVKEGDSFTLHTSVKTNQQDDVKWHFNNILIAEITGDQSKICEDDQCKERFRNRLSLDHQTGSLTIMNSTTTDSGDFQLIIRNTRKRFDVSVTSQSG from the exons AtgaacatgaatcatcattttcTTTCACTCATTTTCCTGCTGTGTTTAGTGGTATCTGAGAACG GTGTGTCTGGTGTTGATAAAGATGAAGTGTTTGTGAGCAGGGGAGATTCCGTCACTCTACAGACTGGCGTTGAAACAAACCAACAAGACAGATTTATGTGGTTTTATGAAGGCATTCGCATAGCCGAACTCAGAGGAGATCTCAGTTATATCTGTACTGATGTTCAGTGTGATGAAGATGCTGAGAGATTCAGAGGCAGACTGAAGCTGGACAATcaaactggatctctgaccatcgtAAACACCATATTTACAGATAGAGGAGAATATCAGATGAAGATTAACAGCACCAGCGGCAGCAGCAGAGAAAAGATCTTCTACGTTTTTTCTAATG CGATGGCACCTCGCTGGGCCCGACCTGAAAAGATGAGAAGAAAGCCTTATGTTGTGCTAGTCAGCAAAATGGTGAAATTCCAATGTCAAGCTGAAGGAAACCCAACTCCCAAACTACGCTGGCTGAAGAATGGAAAAGAGTTCAACAGAGACCAACGCATCGGCGGCTACACG CTGCGGGAAAACATGTGGGCCATAGTCATGGAGTCGTTGGTGCCCTCAGACAATGGCAACTACACGTGCCTGGTGGAGAACGAATTCGGGAGCATCAACCACACCTATCAGCTGCACGTAGTGG AATCATTGCCTCAGAGACCCATCATGTACCCTGGACTCCCTGCAAACCGAACAGCCGTGGTCGGCAGTGATGTAGAGTTTGTGTGCAAATTAATAAGCGATTCTCAACCTCACATCCAATGGATCAAACACATTTGGGTAAACGGAAGCCAAGAAGGACCTGACGGAATCCCTTACGTGCGCGTACTAAAG GCGGCTGGCCTCAACACCACCGACAAGGAGATGGAAGTGCTCCAGTTGAGGAACGTGTCCTTTGAGGATGCTGGGGAGTATACTTGCTTGGTGGGCAATTCTGTCGGGATCTCCTATCAATCTGCATGGTTGACCGTTGTCAAAG GCATtgataaacaagcgagagtcattgATCACAAGGGCACACCTACTGGCCACTCAAGCTCCCCACATACAGTCTCAG ATGAAGAGTCAGTGTCAGTGAAGGAGGGAGATTCATTCACTCTACACACCAGTgttaaaacaaaccaacaagATGATGTTAAATGGCATTTTAACAACATTCTCATTGCTGAAATCACTGGAGATCAGAGTAAAATCTGTGAAGATGATCAGTGTAAAGAGAGATTCAGAAACAGACTGAGTCTGGATCATCAGAccggatctctgaccatcatgaacagcacaaCCACAGACTCTGGAGACTTCCAGCTGATAATCCGCAACACCAGGAAGCGTTTCGATGTTTCAGTCACAA GTCAATCAGGATGA
- the LOC130216510 gene encoding fibroblast growth factor receptor 3 isoform X2, whose amino-acid sequence MNMNHHFLSLIFLLCLVVSENGVSGVDKDEVFVSRGDSVTLQTGVETNQQDRFMWFYEGIRIAELRGDLSYICTDVQCDEDAERFRGRLKLDNQTGSLTIVNTIFTDRGEYQMKINSTSGSSREKIFYVFSNAMAPRWARPEKMRRKPYVVLVSKMVKFQCQAEGNPTPKLRWLKNGKEFNRDQRIGGYTLRENMWAIVMESLVPSDNGNYTCLVENEFGSINHTYQLHVVESLPQRPIMYPGLPANRTAVVGSDVEFVCKLISDSQPHIQWIKHIWVNGSQEGPDGIPYVRVLKAAGLNTTDKEMEVLQLRNVSFEDAGEYTCLVGNSVGISYQSAWLTVVKDEESVSVKEGDSFTLHTSVKTNQQDDVKWHFNNILIAEITGDQSKICEDDQCKERFRNRLSLDHQTGSLTIMNSTTTDSGDFQLIIRNTRKRFDVSVTKPGLPPAVIAGICTLILYVAAVAAVILLFKTPSNKKRHQTED is encoded by the exons AtgaacatgaatcatcattttcTTTCACTCATTTTCCTGCTGTGTTTAGTGGTATCTGAGAACG GTGTGTCTGGTGTTGATAAAGATGAAGTGTTTGTGAGCAGGGGAGATTCCGTCACTCTACAGACTGGCGTTGAAACAAACCAACAAGACAGATTTATGTGGTTTTATGAAGGCATTCGCATAGCCGAACTCAGAGGAGATCTCAGTTATATCTGTACTGATGTTCAGTGTGATGAAGATGCTGAGAGATTCAGAGGCAGACTGAAGCTGGACAATcaaactggatctctgaccatcgtAAACACCATATTTACAGATAGAGGAGAATATCAGATGAAGATTAACAGCACCAGCGGCAGCAGCAGAGAAAAGATCTTCTACGTTTTTTCTAATG CGATGGCACCTCGCTGGGCCCGACCTGAAAAGATGAGAAGAAAGCCTTATGTTGTGCTAGTCAGCAAAATGGTGAAATTCCAATGTCAAGCTGAAGGAAACCCAACTCCCAAACTACGCTGGCTGAAGAATGGAAAAGAGTTCAACAGAGACCAACGCATCGGCGGCTACACG CTGCGGGAAAACATGTGGGCCATAGTCATGGAGTCGTTGGTGCCCTCAGACAATGGCAACTACACGTGCCTGGTGGAGAACGAATTCGGGAGCATCAACCACACCTATCAGCTGCACGTAGTGG AATCATTGCCTCAGAGACCCATCATGTACCCTGGACTCCCTGCAAACCGAACAGCCGTGGTCGGCAGTGATGTAGAGTTTGTGTGCAAATTAATAAGCGATTCTCAACCTCACATCCAATGGATCAAACACATTTGGGTAAACGGAAGCCAAGAAGGACCTGACGGAATCCCTTACGTGCGCGTACTAAAG GCGGCTGGCCTCAACACCACCGACAAGGAGATGGAAGTGCTCCAGTTGAGGAACGTGTCCTTTGAGGATGCTGGGGAGTATACTTGCTTGGTGGGCAATTCTGTCGGGATCTCCTATCAATCTGCATGGTTGACCGTTGTCAAAG ATGAAGAGTCAGTGTCAGTGAAGGAGGGAGATTCATTCACTCTACACACCAGTgttaaaacaaaccaacaagATGATGTTAAATGGCATTTTAACAACATTCTCATTGCTGAAATCACTGGAGATCAGAGTAAAATCTGTGAAGATGATCAGTGTAAAGAGAGATTCAGAAACAGACTGAGTCTGGATCATCAGAccggatctctgaccatcatgaacagcacaaCCACAGACTCTGGAGACTTCCAGCTGATAATCCGCAACACCAGGAAGCGTTTCGATGTTTCAGTCACAA AACCAGGTCTTCCTCCAGCTGTTATAGCAGGAATATGTACTCTTATTCTGTATGTTGCAGCAGTTGCTGCTgtgattttactatttaaaacccCAAGCAATAAGAAAAG ACATCAGACGGAGGATTGA
- the LOC130216510 gene encoding fibroblast growth factor receptor 3 isoform X1 — protein sequence MNMNHHFLSLIFLLCLVVSENGVSGVDKDEVFVSRGDSVTLQTGVETNQQDRFMWFYEGIRIAELRGDLSYICTDVQCDEDAERFRGRLKLDNQTGSLTIVNTIFTDRGEYQMKINSTSGSSREKIFYVFSNAMAPRWARPEKMRRKPYVVLVSKMVKFQCQAEGNPTPKLRWLKNGKEFNRDQRIGGYTLRENMWAIVMESLVPSDNGNYTCLVENEFGSINHTYQLHVVESLPQRPIMYPGLPANRTAVVGSDVEFVCKLISDSQPHIQWIKHIWVNGSQEGPDGIPYVRVLKAAGLNTTDKEMEVLQLRNVSFEDAGEYTCLVGNSVGISYQSAWLTVVKGIDKQARVIDHKGTPTGHSSSPHTVSDEESVSVKEGDSFTLHTSVKTNQQDDVKWHFNNILIAEITGDQSKICEDDQCKERFRNRLSLDHQTGSLTIMNSTTTDSGDFQLIIRNTRKRFDVSVTKPGLPPAVIAGICTLILYVAAVAAVILLFKTPSNKKRHQTED from the exons AtgaacatgaatcatcattttcTTTCACTCATTTTCCTGCTGTGTTTAGTGGTATCTGAGAACG GTGTGTCTGGTGTTGATAAAGATGAAGTGTTTGTGAGCAGGGGAGATTCCGTCACTCTACAGACTGGCGTTGAAACAAACCAACAAGACAGATTTATGTGGTTTTATGAAGGCATTCGCATAGCCGAACTCAGAGGAGATCTCAGTTATATCTGTACTGATGTTCAGTGTGATGAAGATGCTGAGAGATTCAGAGGCAGACTGAAGCTGGACAATcaaactggatctctgaccatcgtAAACACCATATTTACAGATAGAGGAGAATATCAGATGAAGATTAACAGCACCAGCGGCAGCAGCAGAGAAAAGATCTTCTACGTTTTTTCTAATG CGATGGCACCTCGCTGGGCCCGACCTGAAAAGATGAGAAGAAAGCCTTATGTTGTGCTAGTCAGCAAAATGGTGAAATTCCAATGTCAAGCTGAAGGAAACCCAACTCCCAAACTACGCTGGCTGAAGAATGGAAAAGAGTTCAACAGAGACCAACGCATCGGCGGCTACACG CTGCGGGAAAACATGTGGGCCATAGTCATGGAGTCGTTGGTGCCCTCAGACAATGGCAACTACACGTGCCTGGTGGAGAACGAATTCGGGAGCATCAACCACACCTATCAGCTGCACGTAGTGG AATCATTGCCTCAGAGACCCATCATGTACCCTGGACTCCCTGCAAACCGAACAGCCGTGGTCGGCAGTGATGTAGAGTTTGTGTGCAAATTAATAAGCGATTCTCAACCTCACATCCAATGGATCAAACACATTTGGGTAAACGGAAGCCAAGAAGGACCTGACGGAATCCCTTACGTGCGCGTACTAAAG GCGGCTGGCCTCAACACCACCGACAAGGAGATGGAAGTGCTCCAGTTGAGGAACGTGTCCTTTGAGGATGCTGGGGAGTATACTTGCTTGGTGGGCAATTCTGTCGGGATCTCCTATCAATCTGCATGGTTGACCGTTGTCAAAG GCATtgataaacaagcgagagtcattgATCACAAGGGCACACCTACTGGCCACTCAAGCTCCCCACATACAGTCTCAG ATGAAGAGTCAGTGTCAGTGAAGGAGGGAGATTCATTCACTCTACACACCAGTgttaaaacaaaccaacaagATGATGTTAAATGGCATTTTAACAACATTCTCATTGCTGAAATCACTGGAGATCAGAGTAAAATCTGTGAAGATGATCAGTGTAAAGAGAGATTCAGAAACAGACTGAGTCTGGATCATCAGAccggatctctgaccatcatgaacagcacaaCCACAGACTCTGGAGACTTCCAGCTGATAATCCGCAACACCAGGAAGCGTTTCGATGTTTCAGTCACAA AACCAGGTCTTCCTCCAGCTGTTATAGCAGGAATATGTACTCTTATTCTGTATGTTGCAGCAGTTGCTGCTgtgattttactatttaaaacccCAAGCAATAAGAAAAG ACATCAGACGGAGGATTGA